One region of Zingiber officinale cultivar Zhangliang chromosome 7B, Zo_v1.1, whole genome shotgun sequence genomic DNA includes:
- the LOC122004365 gene encoding uncharacterized protein LOC122004365, translating to MDGDFFWSLIRKPPRDCDHMLKKANEYINVEDAQAARRKETMSEPSTSVEQRPPISHQPPRGPRAEGARLHQEARPHAVQHVVAERPKSKGKGSGIRILLISPQEERMQLFVQLDYWATNNEVEYEALLAGLQAARHVGAIRVLIHSDSQLAAQQLMGTFEISNTHLKLYVEAFKKLKANFQEVTIQKIPRAENQSADELAKLASSLSPIVLAQPTE from the exons atggACGGAGATTTCTTCTGGTCTCTCATCCGAAAGCCACCTCGGGACTgcgaccacatgctgaagaaggccaacgaatacataaacgtggaagatgCCCAGGCGGCAAGGAGGAAAGAAACAATGTCTGAACCATCGACGTCGGTCGAACAGAGGCCGCCAATTAGCCATCAGCCACCACGAGGACCCCGAGCCGAAGGGGCGCGACTACACCAGGAAGCTAGGCCTCATGCAGTTCAGCACGTGGTCGCCGAGCGTCCAAAGTCGAAAGgaaag GGGAGTGGGATCAGAATATTACTgatctctccccaagaagagcggatgcagctGTTCGTTCAGTTAGACTACTGGGCGACCAATAATGAAGTTGAGTATGAGGCGCTCttagccggcttacaggctgcTCGGCACGTCGGAGCTATCCGAGTCCTCATACACTCAGATTCGCAGTTAGCCGCTCAGCAGCTGATGGGGACTTTCGAGATAAGCAACACGCATCTTAAGCTCTACGTAGAAGCCTTCAAAAAATTGAAGGCCAACTTTCAGGAGGTAACCATACAGAAGATTCCTCGAGCGGAGAATCAATCGGCGGACGAATTGGCCAAACTAGCGAGCTCACTGTCGCCGATCGTGTTAGCACAGCCGACCGAGTAG